The region CACACATATATCTTCCTTTGTGAATGATTTGATGGGTCTGTTCAGACCACCTGCAATTCCATGACCCGCAATTCTGTCCCACTGGTGGGCTGTAATTGATAGCCGCCGCAAACCGGGCAGGCATCCAGCCGCGACTGGATGGCCACACTTTGACTGCACTGCATGCACCAGGCGGCAGCGGCGGGCTCGTCGATGTCGATGCTGGCGTGCTCCAGGCACGTGCCGGGGGCGATGGCTTGCAGCGCAAAGCGCAGCGCGGAAATGTCCACGCCGCTGAGCGCACCGGCTTCCAGCCGCAGGTGGGCCACCCGCTCAAACGGGTCGTGTTCTTGGGTTTGCTCCAGCACGCGCAAAATGCCGCCGGCCAGACTCAATTCATGCATGGGTTTCCTCCGATGGGGCTGGAGCGCTGACCTGGCAGGCCACGCAGGCATCAAAAGCTGCGGCAAGCGCCCAGGCCGATTGTGTGTCATGGGCTGGCAAGCTGCTCAAGGTCTGGGCCAAGGCCCCGTCAGGGTGAAAATTCCATTCGGTCGGGGCCAGCACCCGGTAATCTTGCACCCGCCCCAGTTCGTCCAGTTGCACCCAGTGCAGCAGCAGGCCACGCGCCATTTCACACCAGGCAATGGCTTGCCCCTCACCAAGGTACTGTGCGCCGCTGGCCAACAGCGGGGGCAGGTGTTCGACCGGGCCAGGCGGCTGGATGGCCGCTATTTCCAGCAACTCGATCCAGCGTGCTGACAGCCGTGTCCAGGCGGTTGGTATGGCGGTGCCCGACTTGTGGCGATACCGCAGGCGTGTCCACGGGCCGGTTTCGGCGCACTGGCCCAACCAGGTGGGGTACTGCACAAAATGGGCGCTGCCAAGCATCGCTTGGGCCATGTCGTTCATGGCGGTGAACTGCTGAGCCGGGTTGGCATCCAGCACATCCAGAGGGCGTGTGGCGGGCACCAGCTCGCGGGCCATGGCATACCAGGTGTGTAATGTTTTTGCGGGGAATAAGTTCGCGGCATGAACCCGACACCACAGGCCAAGTGCCTCCGGCTCGTGGTGGTGAGTAAACCAACGGTCAAGTGGTTCACCCAGCAGGTGGTCTTCAAGCCAATGCCGCAATTGTCCGAGTGCATCCCATGCCTGTTTTTCCTGGGTTTCCCGGGCTACCACACGCAGGGAGATCG is a window of Rhodoferax lithotrophicus DNA encoding:
- a CDS encoding hydrogenase maturation nickel metallochaperone HypA codes for the protein MHELSLAGGILRVLEQTQEHDPFERVAHLRLEAGALSGVDISALRFALQAIAPGTCLEHASIDIDEPAAAAWCMQCSQSVAIQSRLDACPVCGGYQLQPTSGTELRVMELQVV
- a CDS encoding nickel-dependent hydrogenase large subunit, coding for MNLAGSYTLCPGMTPSIHGHRPVLGHGILGRLLRGQQGALVERTLGQVFTLCAHAHRRTARLALNAAHPRQETPLPIEPPVFLWLETARDHLRSIAMDWPQRQTGREAEPEPLDWLRSCPISLRVVARETQEKQAWDALGQLRHWLEDHLLGEPLDRWFTHHHEPEALGLWCRVHAANLFPAKTLHTWYAMARELVPATRPLDVLDANPAQQFTAMNDMAQAMLGSAHFVQYPTWLGQCAETGPWTRLRYRHKSGTAIPTAWTRLSARWIELLEIAAIQPPGPVEHLPPLLASGAQYLGEGQAIAWCEMARGLLLHWVQLDELGRVQDYRVLAPTEWNFHPDGALAQTLSSLPAHDTQSAWALAAAFDACVACQVSAPAPSEETHA